Below is a genomic region from Polypterus senegalus isolate Bchr_013 chromosome 13, ASM1683550v1, whole genome shotgun sequence.
ggtcactgatgtagtttggcgcgaggttatttaaggctttggaggttattagtaggattttattttCGATTCTGTaaaacacagggagccagtgaagatggagcaggatgggtgtgatgtgctcgctgttgctggttcgagtgaggactcttgcagctgagttttgaataagctgaaggtgtgatataaaattagaaggggcacctgccagcagcgagttacaataatcgatgtgggatgtgataaaagcatggacacgtttctcagcattagaaaaggagagaaagaagcgaacacgggatatgttgaGGAGGTGAacgtaagaaagtttcttaatgtgatttatgtgggcagagtaagaaagggaggaatcaaaaatgacaccaagattctttgcagtagaggcaggtctgatgagatcaccaccaagattgactgggaaggagctcattttattaagttgcattttagtcccaatttgcaggagttcagttttgttgcagtttaattttaaagagttctactccatccaggttttaatttcactaaggcaggttgggagctgagaaagctctgatgaagtcccacttttaacattgaagtagagttgagtatcatctgtataaaaatgatagcccagtccatagctacgaataatatggccaaggggaagcatataaatacagaagagaagagggccaaggacagagccctgtggaactccttgtgtgactggcgccgagctgaaTCTGCTGTTgacaagactaacaaactcttgtctatcagtcagataggacttgaaccactggagggcagtgccagagatacccagcatgttctccattctggacagtagaatgtcatgtctgacctgagtgtcaaatgcagcactgagGTCTAATGGAATTATTGTTGATCGGGCCAGACTTCCACCGAATCCACCGCTCACCTCACTGTGATGTTCTCTCCACTTCTTGTCCCACTGTGCTGCATATCTTCTTGTGCTTCTGCCTCTAATGCTCAGGGTCTTCAGTGTCCTCCATAGTAGTTGCCCTACATGACTCCAACCTCCACTGGTAGGCACTTCACTTTCCATCTGTTCTCTATGCACTCATCAAATAGCTCCTGCTATTTCCGCTCAAAAAGCTCCTTCATATGCTTTTCCCACGGGACTGTCGGCTCCAGGATAATGATGGTTTTAGCTGTTTTAGACCAGATTAACAAATTTTGGCTTTAGCTCTGTATTGACATTTGTCAATTTAGTCAAATACACTGCTATATGGCTAGGAATGAGCTGGCACCCTCCAGACTGTtttatctaaaataataaaaaagaaggggCAAAGAAGAAGGCCAATAAACTATTAAAGCTTCCACGGAAACTGATGTAGATATTCACAGAGTCGAGACGTTATAATTCAAACTTCAAAAATTGTTTCTTTAATAAACAGCTATACATATAAAAGCCTGCCTGTGTGGTGGTATTTTGTTGTGGTATGTCTGATGGTGACCCTGCTTTCTCCTTTATTCTCTTCAttatatacacctgaccaaaatGCCCCCAAGTTCCTGCTATAGCCCTCATATGTTGCACCACCTTTTATATCTGTGACATCAGGCAACAAGATAGAGTACCAGAACTGTCAAGAGGACAAGCTACACATTTATTCACCACATATAGATAATGTGCTCAAAATATAAGCAGAGTACAAATGTGAGtgatggcaaaataatattaattcagCCTTGGTAATAATCTGTTCTTCTTGTTAAGGCTACCAGGTGGTTTTCTGTCATGGCCTCTGCTCTGGCTTGGTCCTGCATTGCCCTTGACACAGCATGCCATCTGCAGCGGGCAGCAGAAATGGTCTCTCCTCTGAAGGAAAAATGGCAGAAAGAGCATGGCCATGTACATGACTGAAAACCTAGATGTTTTGCCTTTCTCTCAGCCTTTAATTTAAGTCAAGACTTTTGCACTTGGCACACTTCTTGCTCAGGCAGACTCCGCGCCAATTCCAGTCCAGTTGTGGCATGCTCAAGTCCTGTCACTCATTATTCTCCAGTTTTCAAGGGTGTTTGAGTGTAGTTTCAGACAAACTAAAAAGAAAGGACATGCAGGCAATTCAATCATAAACTGTCCTTTTAAACCTGTTTCTCTTTCAGAGTTATAAATTTACTTGTCCCTCCAAGTCTCATAGAATGTGAAGGCCCACTCTGGTCAACCCTCTGCTTCCCTGTCACAGGTGACCAGAGCAAAACTAACAAAATGTCCTCTCTGATCTAGTAAAGGCTATGTCATTTTAGGCAAATTTTTTTATCAAAGTGAAGGCCATTCACGTAATGTAACATGCCCAGCAACTCTCTCCAACTCATCCAGGAATGGACTTGAAtggacaggtttgattttgtctctaTTTGTTGGGTTGGGCTGTGTTTGTTTGAGAGCTGGCAGACAATGAATGCATAGAAAGTAGCAACAAAGGATAAGGAACCCGTGTGTTTTGAACCTTGAAAACAGAAGAGAGCCTCATCTTTCTGAAgtctcatattttacatacaaCAGAATGGAAAGTAGAGAGAAAAAGGGCTGAGACTGCAGCTGAGCTTGCTGTGGCCGTTAACTGATCTTACAGCattggctccatcaggcagcaggttAGGCTCTCACAAAAAAGGTGAGCTTGACTACACTAGAAAACTGGCACTCAGTCAGTAAAGTAGACAAGGGCAGCAATTTTCAGACATTTAAACTGACATGGCCCagtgagggtggcacggtggcgcagtggtagcgctgctgcctcgcagttaggagacccgggttcgcttcctgggtcctccctgtgtggagtttgcatgttctccccatgtctgcgtgggtttcctcccacagtccaaagacatgcaggttaggtggattggcgattctaaattggccctggtgtgtgggtgtgtttgtgtgtgtcctgcggtgggttggcaccctgcccaggattggttcctgccttgtgccctgggattggctccagcagacccctgtgaccctgtatttggattcggcgggttagaaaatggatggatggatggatggcccaGTGATGAGATCAATGACTGcagttggcaaatctgacataccccatgacAGAAGTTGgaataatgtgacatcggctcaAGTCATAAATGTGCCAGAGCAGCAACTTGCTTAGCCGgcttcctttcattttaaaattcgaTATTTAGTTACACAATTAACATCTCTTGCTGTTTAAACATTTATAGTGTTAGacattaagaataaaatatatatatatattaccaacctgcagtgggggaaataagtattgaatgtGTCAGCATTGACCAGGGAGTCAGAAAGAGAGTAGCCaaagagccaaggaccactcaGAAAGAGCTCCAGAAAGACTTGGAGGCAGCAGGTACAATTATTACAGAGAAACAATAGACAATGCACTCGACCAGCATGGTCTCTATGCACACTCACCCCGCAAGACTCCATTACTGAAGAAAAGGCATGTTGAAGCCCATTTGACATTTGCTACACAACATTTGGGCAAAACTGTGAAATACTGGGAGAGTGTAGTCTGGTCAGAAGAGGCCAAACTTGAACCTTTTGGCTGTCACActacacaccatgtttggaggagaaatggcactgcacatacatttacaatacaatacaatttatttttgtatagcccaaaatcacacaagcaatgggctttaacaggccctgccttttgacagacccccagccctGAATCTctaggaagacaaggaaaaactcccaaaaaaatccttgtaggaaaaaaatggcagaaaccttgggaaaggcagttcaaagacaaactcctttccaggtaggttgggcatgcagtgataaatacaatacaatgcacagaacagaacacaagtaatcctcaacacattataatagtgcaatagaaatactgcaagtatggagcagaattcaacGTAAGATGATATTAtgtaatacgatttggatttgttcagagtcctggagacctcggccatcaagctgcctccaactattggccattccacagctcagtcagcactgggccagccaatctgatgaaaggacccctctacccgacgactcctgcgatcctccatcagagatgactttaccttacgcaggcaaaacaacatggcaggtgggcagtggcaccaagtgccacatttgagtaccgagaagagaaacagaataggtgagggttagtaacaaattattatttatgttttactgctaatgactaacaacagagatgcagtctgtacagttaatcagcagctctagtcagggtgtgctaaactgaagtggtgagtctttgaaagctgagactgaaggggcatctcttataatagcaggcagaccatccCACAGTTTAGtggccttgtaactaaaagctcgacctccaactgttattttattaatccttggactcataagcagaccagcatcttgagatcttaatgtacgttctgtttgtaagtcatgataagttcagacatgTAAGCAGGgctttggccatttaaggctttatttgttaaaaggatgattttgaaatctgccctaaacttaaccgggacccagtgtaaggatttaagaactggagttttgTGTTCGGATTTCGTATTACAGTTCACTATACTGTAGAGGCCCCTATTTTGCCCTGGAATCTCCCCCCTCTCTCcctcattcttttttatttgatgtaCAAGGCTGCCTTTGGTTACAAATTCAGTTTCCTACTTGCAGCACATGaccttttaaattctgttataggGGAACATGCAGACCACTGCTGGGATCACTTACAGGGTCTGGAGTGGTTTACAATGGAGCAGCTCCACTCCAAACTTGCATTCATTTAAAGGTGCTGGCACCAATAATGACTTATGGGTTTAATGCCCTGGACCATAGATGTTAGGACTTACAGTATGTGTGGTCATTTAGTGTCCTGGTATAATAAGGCAGGTTTTCCTTTTCTCCCCTTTGTCATATCTCTTTCTGTTTTGATTCTAGAGAATTCAGTTTAGAGATGTGATCTAAATGTACACTGAATGTCACTCCCGGGGAGCTTCTGTCCACTTGGTTATCAGGAGACCCTTAAACTCCCTCTAATGGTATCCTTCATGTTGGGTGCTGTGAAGAAACACACGCAGAGATGGGCCAGTTATTCTCTTAACCAGCCAGGAGGCCAATAAGATGGAACAATGAAGGGTTGTACGGTTCCAGAAATATATGCCACCccaaagcactagatggcagcatctctgGAGGCAGGTACACTGATGGACAACTGTAGGGCATGCAGGGACTTGTAGCGCTGTGAGACGACCTTGATggggtctgtgggtgccaccagagggcactaaTGGGAGTTATGCTCCCTGTATTTAACGCACATACGAttgccccggaagtactttattctGGTTTTGTCCTGGCAgcggaagtactcctgggaccAAGATAGAAGGAGCCGCTTCACCTCATATGAGTCTGGAGAGGAATAGTGATTGTCTTTGGAAAGGAAGGTATTGTGGATAATAAATATCCTGTATTTGAACCTGTGATTGTGTGTTTGTcacttgtgtctggggtttgaggcTCTGTGGTGGCCCCTATCCTTCACAGTGCACATCATAGGTGAACTAATAACATATTAAAACAGCCCCGCAAGTGATAAAATACTGCTTAACAGTAGGTAGAAACAGTGTCCACTCAGACTGACCACAGCACTCACCAGAGTCCACCCCAGTTACACAGAAAGGAATCAGCACATTATGGATGTGACCGTTATATCACTCTGGGGGGCTGtaaggctttctctttctctttgcacattcaaatgtttcatgttttcaaatttaaatctTCCAGACATTTTAGATTCCTTTCTGCCATTGGCATACTTTATAACCATCTAAACGGCTAATTTTATATTCTGAAGCCCTCTATGTGTTCCCTGTCAGAGTGCTGGCTCCTATGAAAGCAGAAGGCCTCTCCTGTATGGGATGCCAGTGTAATGCAGGATATTTATTTTCAAGCACTCAAGCTATACTCCACCTTGACCCCAGtggttatatttatatacagtggattcagaaagcattcagagcCAGTCAGTTTCCATACTTTTTGTATTGATGAGTTAATTCTAAATTGATACATCTGCCATTTTCACCCAttaatctgcactcaataacccattaatgacaaagcaaaaacatgtttttagaaactCCTGCAAATCGAAACCTGAAATCTCTGactcatgtaagtattcagatccttaattcaccactttgtagaagcccctttgatgGCAATTCCACCTTGAAGTCTGCTTGGGAAAGTCTCTACAAGCtctgcacatctggatttgggcagtttatcccattcttcctgggaGATCCTCTTAAACTCCTTTAGATTGGATGAGAAATGTCTGTAAACCTCCATCTTCACATCGCTCCATAGATGCTCTATGGAGTTTAAATCTGGGCTTTGGTTTGGCCACTCTAGGACAATCAGAGATGTATTCTGTAGCCACTCCAGAgttgtcttggctgtgtgcttagggtcattgctGTGCCGAAAGGTGACCTGCTGCTCCATTTtgaggttgtgtgcactctggagcagattgTCTTCAAGAACCTCCTGTATTTgtccacagtcacacttccctaaATTCTAACTAGTCTCTCTGGCCCTGTTGCTGAGAAACACCCCAAGTGCATGAAGATGACATCACCATGCTTCATCATAGGGACGATTGtaggcagatgatgagcagtatctggttttctccaaatatggtacttggagttctgcccaaagagttcaattctTGTCTCATTAGACCATGAAATCGTATTCTTCATGCACTCCAATTCCTTTAAATCCATTTGACAAGAGTGACTTCtctctagccactctaccataaatgcttgATTGATGGAGCACctctgagatggtcatccttccaacaggttctcccatctcagcagaggacttctgaagctgttttagccagggccatcttaatgtatgggcacaatgggcactagcTGGTGGCCCCAGAAGCATAGgagcccatgatgtttctgatgcctatgtatctATTTTGTTATCAGAACAGGGGCCCCAGCGGACTACTTTGCCCGGGGACCTATGATGCTCTTAAGACAGCCCTGTGTTAGCATGACcattggtcacctctctgactaaggctcttctttCTCATTTTGGCCAGATGACCATGTCTGGGAGGAGTCTTGATGGTTCAAGGTTCCTtctatttcacaattattaaggccaatgtgctcttgggaacactccgagttttagaaatggtttcataGCCTTTTTTGTGATCTAAACCCCACCACAGGTTTAtcgcagaggtctacagagagttccttggactgcATGGCTGAGCAAACACCGTGAATTTTGGGACCtcctatacacaggtgtgtgaattccaaattatgtccaatcacTTTGGTTTGCCAGAGGTGGACCCCCGATGAAGTTCTTGACACATCtaaaggaaaattaaagcatACAGGACACCCCTGTCTATAATCTGGAGTGCCACAGAAAAGGGCcagaatatttaaagaaatgagagatttcagttttaaatttttaatacattttacaaacctttctgaaaacatgttttcactctgTCATTATTGGTAGctgagtgtaaattgatgggcaaaaatggcaactgcatccatttaaaattacatctacAACACAAAGAAGTGTACAGCAAGCATTTTCTGAATATTCTGTATCTAAGTGACCCATTTTATGTGCAGAGTTCCATGTTTATGAAGTAGGAACAGGGGCAAGAGAAGTATTCTGGCTAAAGTCAGATTGTGGGTGACTGGTGACATTGAACCAAGAGCCTTGTCTTTCACAGTCCACCACCAACACAGGGTCCATACTTCACGGTGGACAAACTGAAGGGGTGCCGCCCAGCCTTAAGGACCGAGACACTGCATCTTTAAAGGCCTGAGGTGAGTATTAAGGGCTGAGTTCTTCACGTTGCAGATTGACGGGTAACATCTCATGGAAAGCGTCATgcagataaagaaagaaagaaagaaagaaagaaagaaagaaagaaagaaagaaagaagaggaaaacGTCTTCTTTgcgttatttgtttatttcaaattctGTGTCAGGAAAGGATGTTTACACAGAGGAGCAGTTCAGCCCGTTTGGGACGGTCATGCACCCATGTGAGAATATGGTCACGACAAAGAGGGTAGGACACCACTGTGCTTGGTCTTACTTGGTCATTTTGAGATCCCTGAAATAAAAATCCTCCCGACTTTTCCTCCGTTCATTCCACAGCGCAGCATTTCCCGGagcgaccaccagagggcgccgCACCACCGCCGCTCACTCTCACCGCCCGTCTGAGCAGGGCTGCAGCATCATCTTTAATCACAGGTgccaaaaataactaaataaatgaacagcccttcatttaaaacaaaagccCTTAAAAGGTAAATTAGTCTTGGTCTACTGGAGGAAGCGAGTGGGTGAATTGAGAGATCGGCATCTCGTCATCCACACTACTGCTGCGTGATATGTCCAAGTGCGAGGGAGAGTTTCAGACCACGGTTATCTCACAGTATTTAGTGACCAGGGCCGGGACTGGACACGGTTCCCTGCAATTTGTCTTAAATTCAGTCTTATTATTTTGTGCTGCTTTCAGTTGTATAATCGTGTGCTTTGTAAAACACCTTGTGATGGTGCTCGGTGTGAAAGACGCCGTATAACATGGAGATTGACTGAGACACAGAGTCACTCACAGTGGCGCGCGGAATTGTCAGGACACAGAGTCAATACGATTCTCAGACTCTAAAACACCAACAAACACGAAGACCCCAAAATATGGAGACAATAAGAAGCTGAGATGACAAGAAAGAAGGGAGCGACCATGAAATCACAGTGTTAATGATACATGAAAACTGTGAAATTCGCAGACGCCGAGACAAGCGATGCTGAAAATCAGGGACATTGTGACACGGAGGTGTGGAAACCGAAGCGAAGGTCCAGGGACGTGGTGACACATGGAGACTGGCAAGACGTGCAGACGTTTAAAGCACGACGAAACCGGGATGTCGCGAGGATGACATCAAAGGTGCTtcttaaaataaacattgattgGTCGATTGATGGACTGGAATGCTAATCTGATTTCTCAGAAGTGCTGCTCTGTCATTTGAGCCATACGAGAATTATCGGGCAGCGATGAAGTCCTTGTGCTACACCTCATCAGAATTCCAGTATAAACAGGATTAAAATGTCCGCAGTCTCGCCTTGAAACGTCCACATAACTTCAGGGATCTTCCCAAACCAGAGCACTACGTACACTGAAGTGAAGGTGACTTTGAGGTTCGTGAGAAGGGATATGTAAACCCTGACCTCTGGAGGGCTTTGAGCACAGAGCCAAGGAAAAGCGGGGGAGTGAAAATGAACAGGATAAAGAAGGAAGCACCAAGGGCTTAGCAGctgggccaccagggggagctgtgccTTCTCACACCGGGGTGGTCCTCCTATTTGCAGGCTCTTTCAGTTCTTTGGCGAGTGAGTTCACCTGCAGCAATTCCCTGTCAGAGTTTCGAAGGGTTCCCATAGTGGATTTGGAGGGGTCCCGCGACAAAGTATACATGGATATGTCTGTAGACGTAGCTCCGGGGAAGCCTTTGCCAGCTTGTAGTGTATCCTGGGATTGTGGCTCGGTGGAACGTGAACTTGACCTCCGGCGAAATCTGTAGCGGTACGTTGGGATACGGCTGAAGATAGGCTTCTTAAAGAAGTCGGAGTGGGTCTTGGCACGGAGCTGCCGGTGCTTCTCAATGTACATGTGCACTGCTGTGACTCCCACCATCTCCGCGATGATAAAGGACAGAGCGCCAAAGTAGAAGGACCAGCCATAGGAGTAGCTCTTTTTGGAGTCGCTCTGCCCTAGAACTCCTGCGTTGGCCGAGATGTACACAATGATGCCAATGATGTTACTGAGCCCTGGAAAGATGAGAGGAAACAAAAGGTAGTAGAAGAGAACAGCACTACACCCGTTAAGTCCCATCCGGAGCTCTGTCAAGTGGCCTAAACAGTGAGGGTAACTTCCGGAACAACGTCATATTCCGGACATACTGCGCCACAATAGAGCACTCCAGAGGAAAACAACCCAAGTACATCCGTCACCGTGAATGGTGTGGTGGCCTGCCTAAAGAATGATGCTCGATTCTAGTGCTGAGTGGGTACACCGCTGAAGGGCTAACTAAAACCTTGAAGAAGGCGATTACACTCTTGGACATGGTGACTGTAGTCCTGAAAATGcgattatatttatagtcagtgAGGTGTTTTCTCGAAGAATGACGTTAAAATCCAGAACACAGTGAGCTATGAGCAGCGTGTGAAATAAACCTTAGTAATCAGGGGGTCCTGTTAGCTCTCCAATGGTGAAAGCACACTGAACTCTTACTCTGGTACTTTAGAATAGGCAATAAATGAGCTGTAGAGAGCTCTGTCATTTAGGACAGGCAAAccttatacagtagatagatagatagatatgaaaggcatgatagatagatagatagatagatagatagatagatagatagatagatatgaaaggcactatagatagatactgtagatatgaaaggcactatagatagatagatagatatgaaaggcactatataagagatagatagatagatagataggggactgtataatagatagatagatagatagatagatagatagatagatagatagatatgaaaggcactatatcaatcaatcaatcaatcaacattgatggactgaaagccagaagtctacgtgaccatcatcatcaggttcttccatgagaaccctaaacacaaagaggactgtttgacttatgttaggtagattgcccagaggggactgggcggtctcttggtctggaacccctacagattttattttttttcagttttgttttttttttttttctgtccaccctggccatcggaccttacttattctatgttaattaatgttgacttatgtttattttttattgtgccttcaatttttctattcttcattttgtaaagcactttgagctacattttttttttatgaaaatgtgctatataaataaatgttgattgattgattgattgactatagatagatagatagatagatagatagatagatagatagatggatatgaaaggcacgatagatagatagatagatagatagatagatagatagatagatagatagatagatatgaaggcactatagatagatagatagatagatagatagatagatagatagatagatggatatgaaaggcactatagatagatagatagatagatagatagatagatagatagatagatagatagatagatagatatgaaaggcactatagatagatactgtagatatgaaaggcacgatagatagatagatagatagatagatagatagatagatagatagatagatagatagatagatagatatgaaaggcactctttTTAATGCTAATGGTCATTTCTTCATGGGAGTATCTGTGAATGAATTCCCCACCCTGCCCCAGACCACCACTGCCGCTCTATTCAGTTAAGCGCATGGAATGGAGAAGAAGGTCATTCTGAGGGCAAAGCAGTGCTGTGCTCCTTTGCAACATGAACAATCTCGATATGACAGCATCAGCAGTCACCATCACATTCTGTTACAAACACTTCAGTGTCTGTGAGACCCAGGCAGGCACTAATTTCTGTGTGAGGCTGGTCAAAAGATGTGCTTTAATGTACTGCTGGACAGGCTTTTGCCACTCAAACATCTAACGTGGCCCATCACATGCCAGTTAAACATCTAGACCCACCCATTccaaagtgatcacagactgcTGCCTTCGTGTCCTTATTGTCTGCCTGCTGCTGCACTATTTTTTCAGAAACTCAGTAAGGGGCACTGAGCGATTCACACcaccttcatttattttcaagGACCCCCccacaattttgattttcagactttcAGGAGGTCCAAGCAGTTAACTAGAGGGTCCACACCCCTCCATGTCTATGTGTATTTTGCCTGTTGACTATGAGGTATCATTCTTGAATGTGACAACATAGCAGGTCAGAGATTCCCTCCTGGTAAGTTAGATGTTATTCTAAAACTGTGACATGGCATTCCTACAGAATGTTGCATTCCAGAAATGAATTCTTGAACTGTGCAGTGTTATTTCTTAAGAGCATTTTGGCTTTCCTAGAGAATGATGTCGCATGCTGGTtggacatacaagtaagaatgtcactgtactGCGCTCATGGGACAATTCTACTACTACAATGGCTAAGACTACAATGTAGCGTCCATCAATCTCTTTAATTAGCTTAATCCAGTTCTCTAGTCACAGGGAGAGCCAGAGACCACCCAGAAAGAGTGAAATGGCGTGTGTTAGGAATACGGTTATACTGCAGAACAGTCTGATTAAATTCTAAAATAGTGTGGTGCCATTCTTTAAGGATATGGTGGCATTGCAGAAGCTAGTCATTATATTCCTGAAGCTTCATTTACAAAGCGATCTTGATAACTTCCATAAATGTTTCTGCGTTTGTGAAGTCTGATTATTATAAAAGGGTAGAAATACCTTCCATATTATTCTTAAACAGTGATTTAGCATTCCTACCTCAAAGTATAATTCCTAAAGCTATAACTTAGTTATGTTCCAGAACAGCGCCTATTTTTCTAACTATTGTGGTGGCATACGTAAAGAATACTTTCCACTCCAGATCAGAGAGGCTCTGCTCCTAATGAATGAGATGTTTCTTTAGCGTGCTGTTACATCCCAACAAAGAGAGCGTATATATTGTCAGGCACGGGAGACTGAGGTAAACAATACAACTTTAGGACaaaagggggcgctgtcactaatggTATCTTCTCTTTCACCTACAGCCCTGAGAAGACTCGGACTGAGGGCACCCAAACCCGGCCCTGGCACCCAGAGCTGGCCCCAGAAGATGGCTCCTCATTCATGGCCAGGAGTCGAGACGGAACGAGCTCCCATTCGAGATCCAAGGAAGAAAGAGATGAGTTTTATGTCAGCTGTCTTTCTGTTGTACCACATTGcacttttttgcttgttttttgctTT
It encodes:
- the LOC120542652 gene encoding voltage-dependent calcium channel gamma-3 subunit-like, with translation MGACNRGVQMLLTTVGAFAAFSLMTIAVGTDYWLYSRGVCRSKSIGDNDTSRKNEEVMTHSGLWRTCCLEGSFKGICRKISHFPEDAEHEQDAAEYLLRAVRASSIFPILSVGLLFCGGLCVAASEFYKSRNNIILSAGIFFVSAGLSNIIGIIVYISANAGVLGQSDSKKSYSYGWSFYFGALSFIIAEMVGVTAVHMYIEKHRQLRAKTHSDFFKKPIFSRIPTYRYRFRRRSSSRSTEPQSQDTLQAGKGFPGATSTDISMYTLSRDPSKSTMGTLRNSDRELLQVNSLAKELKEPANRRTTPV